The following proteins are co-located in the Drosophila mauritiana strain mau12 unplaced genomic scaffold, ASM438214v1 Y_07, whole genome shotgun sequence genome:
- the LOC117149978 gene encoding uncharacterized protein LOC117149978, with product MGPHPEDRLDAGGWPFKYTGLDYFGPLLVTVSRHKEKRWVALFTCLTTRAIHLELAHDLSTDSCIIAIRNFVCRRGPVYRLRSDDGKNFVGADREARRFGDVFEMEKLQSELSSRSIEWVFNCPANPSEGGVWERMVQCVKRVLRHTLKEVAPRDHVLESFLIEAENIVNSRPLTHLPVDADQEAPLTPNDLLKGVANLPDTPGLDAELPKEGSTRKQWRIARLLRDRFWRRWVMEYLPTLVRREKWCRRTEPIHQGDMVFVCDPALARREWRKGIVEEIYSGADGVVRRAKVRVNDNGLSRTMMRPVSKLAVLDLSEAVLHGVGDVADRILLSIG from the coding sequence ATGGGACCCCATCCGGAAGACAGACTGGATGCGGGTGGATGGCCATTCAAATACACAGGACTGGACTACTTTGGGCCACTGCTGGTGACTGTGTCCCGTCACAAGGAGAAGCGTTGGGTCGCCTTGTTTACGTGTTTGACGACAAGGGCGATTCACCTGGAGCTGGCGCATGACCTGTCGACGGATTCCTGCATAATTGCGATCAGAAACTTCGTCTGTCGTAGAGGGCCAGTATATAGACTGCGAAGCGATGACGGCAAGAACTTCGTGGGAGCTGACAGGGAAGCCAGGCGCTTTGGTGACGTATTCGAGATGGAGAAGCTTCAGAGTGAGTTGTCAAGCAGAAGCATTGAATGGGTTTTTAATTGTCCAGCGAACCCGTCTGAGGGCGGAGTTTGGGAGCGCATGGTGCAGTGCGTCAAGAGAGTACTGCGTCATACCCTGAAGGAAGTTGCGCCGAGGGACCATGTATTGGAGAGTTTCCTGATTGAGGCGGAGAATATTGTAAACTCGCGTCCGCTCACCCACTTGCCTGTGGATGCGGACCAGGAGGCGCCGTTGACGCCAAACGATCTACTCAAGGGAGTAGCCAATCTGCCGGATACGCCTGGATTGGATGCGGAGCTGCCCAAGGAGGGTTCTACGAGGAAGCAGTGGAGGATTGCTCGCCTGCTACGAGACCGTTTCTGGAGGAGGTGGGTCATGGAGTACCTGCCTACGCTTGTGCGCCGCGAGAAGTGGTGCCGCCGAACGGAGCCCATCCACCAGGGTGATATGGTCTTCGTCTGTGATCCTGCCTTGGCCCGACGAGAGTGGCGCAAGGGCATCGTGGAGGAGATCTACAGCGGAGCTGATGGAGTCGTCAGACGCGCTAAGGTGCGCGTGAACGACAACGGCCTATCTAGGACAATGATGCGACCCGTCTCTAAACTTGCAGTTTTGGATTTGAGTGAAGCGGTTCTTCACGGGGTCGGGGATGTCGCGGATCGAATATTGTTATCGATAGGCTAG